In a genomic window of Infirmifilum sp. NZ:
- a CDS encoding HVO_A0114 family putative DNA-binding protein yields the protein MTPDELIQPGIVTYKLRKAYLEYEEEGEEPSIYIREEISAETARKLLSKKMIEILKTLSSEREYNISKLSELLHRSPSNVHRDLAFLKKHKLLTFIDRGREKIPILLLKRVVVEVRDGS from the coding sequence GTGACACCAGATGAGCTCATTCAACCCGGTATTGTCACGTATAAGTTGAGGAAGGCGTACCTAGAGTATGAGGAGGAAGGCGAAGAGCCCAGTATTTACATACGTGAAGAAATCTCGGCAGAGACCGCAAGAAAGCTATTGAGCAAGAAGATGATAGAGATTTTAAAAACCCTATCTTCAGAACGCGAGTACAATATTTCAAAGCTTTCAGAGTTGTTACATAGATCTCCGTCTAACGTTCACAGAGACCTTGCATTCCTCAAAAAACACAAACTTCTCACATTCATTGACAGAGGGCGTGAAAAAATACCCATTTTACTTCTAAAAAGAGTGGTCGTTGAAGTCAGGGATGGGAGCTAA
- a CDS encoding DNA-directed RNA polymerase subunit N, with the protein MMFPVRCFTCGSLIGDKWNEFATRVHNGEDPEKVLNDLGVKRYCCRRMFLSHVDLVDKILEYGTVEELYLP; encoded by the coding sequence ATGATGTTCCCCGTAAGATGCTTTACCTGTGGTAGCCTGATAGGCGACAAGTGGAACGAGTTCGCCACCAGGGTGCATAACGGAGAAGACCCTGAAAAAGTTCTCAACGATCTAGGAGTAAAGCGCTACTGTTGCCGCAGAATGTTCCTTTCACACGTGGATTTAGTCGACAAGATACTAGAATACGGTACAGTGGAAGAACTTTATCTTCCGTAA
- a CDS encoding 50S ribosomal protein L13 — MSSTVVIDGTGHVAGRLASIVAKRLLRGERVVVVNAEKIVVTGKPESILALHLKRWLEWKTYYNPEKRGPKYHRTPDRLFKRMVRGMLPRDKSRGREALKRLEVYVGVPDEYRNAQVLKIDEAMLKNPFVQYLTLGEIYSRLSNKLLEGGSP; from the coding sequence TTGAGCAGCACAGTAGTTATTGACGGAACTGGTCACGTCGCCGGTCGGCTCGCTAGTATCGTTGCAAAAAGGCTTCTGAGGGGAGAGAGGGTCGTAGTCGTCAACGCTGAAAAGATAGTGGTCACAGGCAAGCCTGAATCCATCTTAGCTCTTCACTTAAAGAGATGGCTGGAGTGGAAAACCTACTACAACCCCGAGAAGCGCGGACCAAAGTACCACAGAACACCTGACAGGCTTTTTAAGAGAATGGTGCGTGGAATGCTCCCTCGTGATAAGAGTAGAGGGCGCGAAGCCCTTAAAAGGCTTGAGGTCTACGTCGGTGTTCCCGACGAGTACCGCAACGCGCAAGTGTTAAAAATAGATGAGGCTATGCTTAAAAACCCCTTCGTGCAGTACCTAACGCTCGGTGAAATATACAGCAGGTTATCGAACAAGCTCTTAGAAGGTGGTAGTCCGTGA
- a CDS encoding 30S ribosomal protein S9 translates to MRVVLASARRKTARARVIVKEGKGRVLINGTPLEVLEPEVVRLKIMEPIMLAGDIAKNIDIYVESRGGGVIGQASAIRTAIARAILEWSGNEELKKIYLSYDRHLLVEDPRQAEPKKPHGRSARAKRQKSYR, encoded by the coding sequence GTGAGGGTCGTGCTAGCATCTGCTCGGAGAAAAACGGCTAGAGCTAGAGTGATAGTAAAAGAAGGCAAGGGAAGAGTGCTGATCAACGGAACTCCTCTCGAGGTGCTGGAGCCGGAAGTCGTGCGGTTGAAAATAATGGAACCGATAATGCTGGCTGGTGACATAGCTAAAAACATTGACATCTATGTTGAGTCAAGAGGAGGAGGCGTAATTGGTCAAGCATCGGCGATAAGAACTGCTATTGCCAGAGCTATCTTGGAGTGGAGCGGAAACGAGGAGTTAAAGAAAATATACCTTTCTTACGATCGGCACCTTTTGGTCGAGGATCCCAGGCAAGCTGAACCCAAGAAACCGCATGGAAGATCCGCGCGTGCAAAGAGGCAGAAAAGCTACCGGTAG
- the amrB gene encoding AmmeMemoRadiSam system protein B, whose translation MSKRYPAHAGYFYPKDPDSLRKAIEQAFLHRLGPGKLPPKPGSYSGSLIGVVSPHAGYIYSGHVAAHSYYALAEAGKPDVVVIIGPNHHALGAPVAFDENEVWATPLGDVEIDVELEKEIASRESLLRFDLAAHMYEHSIEVQVPFLQFIFESEFKIIPISMMLQTPEGARKVARAIVSVMQEHGVRFYIVASSDMSHYVEASVAEKKDKLAIEKIRSLDLDGLYSAVIEEDISMCGYGPVMTAMEVAKLMGFTNVRLLKYADSGDVTGDKSEVVAYASISFSR comes from the coding sequence ATGTCTAAAAGGTATCCTGCTCATGCGGGTTACTTCTACCCAAAGGACCCCGATTCCCTGCGGAAGGCAATAGAGCAGGCTTTTCTTCACAGGTTAGGACCCGGTAAGCTTCCGCCAAAGCCAGGCTCTTACTCCGGAAGCCTAATCGGAGTTGTATCTCCACATGCCGGATACATTTACTCCGGTCATGTAGCCGCACACAGCTACTACGCTTTAGCTGAAGCCGGTAAGCCTGATGTGGTTGTAATAATTGGTCCAAACCACCACGCATTAGGTGCACCGGTAGCTTTCGACGAAAACGAAGTTTGGGCTACTCCTTTAGGTGACGTAGAGATCGACGTTGAACTGGAAAAAGAGATTGCCTCTCGTGAATCCCTCCTACGCTTTGATCTCGCCGCGCACATGTACGAGCATTCAATAGAAGTTCAGGTCCCGTTTCTACAGTTCATCTTTGAGAGCGAATTCAAAATCATACCGATATCGATGATGTTGCAAACGCCCGAAGGCGCTAGAAAGGTTGCCAGAGCGATCGTGAGCGTAATGCAGGAACACGGGGTGCGGTTCTACATCGTAGCCAGTTCTGACATGAGTCACTACGTAGAGGCGAGTGTTGCTGAGAAAAAGGATAAGCTTGCAATCGAGAAAATAAGGTCACTGGATCTCGACGGGCTTTACTCTGCAGTGATCGAAGAGGACATATCCATGTGTGGCTACGGCCCTGTCATGACAGCTATGGAGGTTGCTAAACTAATGGGGTTCACCAACGTAAGGCTTCTTAAATACGCTGATAGCGGCGACGTCACAGGAGATAAAAGCGAGGTCGTTGCTTACGCCTCCATCTCTTTTTCCAGATAG
- a CDS encoding archease, whose protein sequence is MGGFELLPHTADVLVRAWGSTLEEALAYAILGFYEVMTDTSKIAQIERREVKAEGFDPESMLYNLIERLIILFDEEAFIASKVENVVYNQEGDTLQVTAILVGERFNMEKHESRVLIKAATYHLMRIWTEGGKWYVQYVVDI, encoded by the coding sequence ATGGGGGGCTTTGAGCTTCTCCCGCACACTGCAGATGTGCTAGTCAGAGCATGGGGATCCACGCTAGAGGAGGCTTTGGCGTACGCAATACTAGGTTTCTACGAGGTAATGACGGATACGAGTAAAATCGCCCAGATAGAGCGAAGGGAAGTGAAAGCCGAGGGTTTCGATCCGGAAAGTATGCTATACAACCTCATTGAGAGGTTAATAATTCTCTTCGATGAAGAGGCATTCATTGCCTCGAAAGTCGAAAATGTGGTCTACAATCAAGAAGGAGATACTTTGCAGGTTACGGCTATTCTGGTTGGTGAAAGGTTTAACATGGAGAAGCACGAGTCACGAGTTCTTATTAAGGCTGCGACATACCATTTAATGAGAATCTGGACAGAGGGAGGTAAGTGGTACGTGCAGTACGTAGTAGATATTTAG
- a CDS encoding NusA-like transcription termination signal-binding factor: protein MSVAQGNRRLSNEELQMMSLFEQVTGITPKDCISDHQFNRLIFVVEKGMAGLAVGKNGSKVRMLREMFKRDVEVVEDGESIEELTKNSLYPARVVNITVKSEGDRKVVIAAVPRDHLGLAIGRNGRNATRAKLLLSRYFGVHDLRVVQFEAQ from the coding sequence ATGAGCGTTGCACAGGGCAATAGAAGGCTCAGCAACGAAGAGCTTCAAATGATGAGCCTTTTTGAGCAGGTAACCGGTATCACTCCCAAAGATTGTATTTCAGATCACCAGTTTAACCGGCTGATATTCGTTGTAGAGAAAGGAATGGCTGGCCTAGCTGTAGGCAAGAACGGGTCAAAGGTTCGTATGTTGAGGGAGATGTTCAAGCGCGACGTTGAAGTAGTTGAAGATGGAGAAAGCATCGAGGAGCTGACGAAAAACTCCCTGTATCCAGCCCGAGTCGTGAACATCACAGTAAAAAGCGAGGGAGACAGGAAAGTGGTGATAGCCGCTGTTCCGCGTGACCATCTCGGCCTCGCTATTGGTAGAAATGGCCGAAACGCGACTAGAGCCAAGCTTCTGCTTTCCCGGTATTTCGGGGTTCATGATCTGAGAGTAGTGCAGTTCGAAGCACAATAA
- a CDS encoding 50S ribosomal protein L18e: MRRTMSTNIYLRRLIHTLKKYGRELKAPIWRDVAEYLARPTRKRVEVNLSRINRYTEEGDVVVVPGKVLGSGVLSHRVTVAAWRFSREAFTKIKSVGEAITIEELLRRNPSGKNVKIIT, encoded by the coding sequence ATGCGGCGGACGATGTCCACGAACATCTATCTTAGACGGCTAATCCACACCCTTAAGAAGTACGGGAGAGAGCTCAAAGCGCCGATATGGCGTGATGTAGCTGAGTACCTGGCGAGACCTACTAGGAAGCGTGTGGAGGTTAATCTCAGCAGGATTAACAGATACACTGAGGAAGGTGATGTAGTGGTCGTACCTGGAAAGGTTCTCGGGAGTGGCGTTCTGTCCCATCGAGTGACTGTCGCCGCATGGCGCTTTTCCAGAGAGGCTTTCACAAAGATAAAAAGCGTAGGCGAGGCGATCACCATTGAGGAGCTTTTGAGAAGGAATCCTTCTGGGAAGAATGTTAAAATAATAACTTGA
- a CDS encoding 50S ribosomal protein L30e has translation MSSADFIRELQTVLKTGKATLGYRSTLKAIVNGKAKLVILAKNAPSHIAEELKYYASLAQIPVYVFSGSSRELGAACNKPFLVSSIAVIDSGESSILLLAQGTA, from the coding sequence ATGAGTAGTGCTGATTTCATAAGGGAACTGCAGACTGTTCTGAAGACTGGTAAAGCCACGCTCGGGTATAGAAGCACGTTAAAGGCAATTGTGAACGGAAAAGCCAAGCTGGTCATTCTGGCTAAGAACGCTCCATCGCACATAGCGGAGGAACTAAAGTATTATGCCTCTCTTGCGCAGATACCTGTTTACGTATTCAGCGGTAGTAGCCGCGAGCTTGGAGCGGCATGCAACAAGCCTTTCCTCGTATCTTCCATAGCAGTTATCGATTCCGGTGAAAGTAGCATTCTGTTACTTGCACAGGGAACCGCATGA
- a CDS encoding 30S ribosomal protein S12, which produces MPGSKSPMGMFAARKLELKRKKFRWSDLEYKRRMLQLKKKVDPLEGAPMARGIVIEKVGIESRQPNSAVRKCVRVQLIKNGKVVTAFLPGDGALLFVNEHDEVVIEGIGGPEGRAYGDLPGVRWKVIKVNGVSLKEILRGRKQKPTR; this is translated from the coding sequence ATGCCTGGAAGCAAATCGCCCATGGGAATGTTCGCGGCTAGAAAGCTGGAACTCAAAAGGAAGAAGTTCCGCTGGAGTGACCTAGAGTACAAACGCAGAATGTTGCAGTTGAAGAAGAAAGTTGATCCACTAGAAGGCGCTCCAATGGCGAGAGGGATTGTAATAGAAAAAGTAGGGATTGAGAGCAGGCAGCCTAACAGTGCCGTGAGAAAATGCGTGAGGGTCCAGCTCATCAAGAACGGAAAAGTGGTGACAGCGTTTTTGCCCGGTGACGGTGCGCTTCTCTTTGTCAATGAGCACGACGAGGTTGTGATTGAGGGAATAGGAGGTCCTGAAGGAAGGGCCTACGGGGATCTGCCGGGTGTAAGGTGGAAAGTAATCAAGGTGAACGGGGTATCTCTGAAGGAAATACTCCGTGGGCGCAAACAGAAGCCCACGAGGTAG
- a CDS encoding DNA-directed RNA polymerase subunit D, producing the protein MAPSTPRVTVRESRGNTLTLVFEGVTPPLVNSIRRAIIAEVPTLAIDEVIFSENTSVFWDEMIAHRLGLIPLKVDPELYDALRECYENRGNDCQVVFTLTEEALERPKTVVSGHLRFEGIEGILPVKEGMSVEPVSKLIPIAKLAKGQKITLTAIARMGVGKEHAKWQPVSAVGYKYKPVVRILKKDVPEDLAEKIINTCPRRVFGYNNGRLTVLNADACSLCHECSEKFPDLVDVKGDSSAIIMTIESLGGLPPGKIVDVALDVLERRLSAFYSKILEAVDAYLAPAPKVEVNGQSF; encoded by the coding sequence ATGGCACCTTCTACGCCGCGTGTTACCGTCCGCGAAAGTAGAGGGAACACTCTAACCTTAGTTTTCGAGGGAGTTACGCCGCCCCTTGTCAACAGTATTAGAAGGGCGATCATAGCCGAAGTCCCTACACTAGCTATTGACGAAGTTATATTCTCGGAGAATACGAGCGTGTTCTGGGATGAGATGATCGCGCATAGGCTTGGATTAATTCCCTTGAAGGTGGACCCAGAGCTCTATGATGCTCTGCGTGAGTGCTACGAAAACAGGGGTAACGACTGTCAGGTCGTGTTCACCTTGACAGAGGAGGCCTTAGAGAGGCCTAAAACCGTTGTCAGTGGGCATTTGCGATTTGAGGGTATTGAGGGGATACTTCCCGTCAAAGAGGGCATGAGTGTTGAGCCTGTTTCTAAGCTCATACCGATTGCTAAGCTGGCCAAGGGTCAGAAGATAACTTTAACTGCTATCGCTAGGATGGGTGTGGGTAAGGAGCATGCGAAGTGGCAACCCGTTAGTGCCGTGGGGTACAAGTACAAGCCTGTAGTGAGGATCTTGAAAAAAGATGTTCCAGAAGATCTAGCAGAAAAGATCATCAACACGTGTCCTCGAAGGGTCTTCGGCTACAACAATGGCCGGCTCACAGTTCTAAATGCCGATGCGTGCTCCCTATGCCACGAGTGCTCTGAAAAGTTCCCGGATTTAGTGGATGTGAAAGGCGACTCTTCAGCAATCATCATGACTATTGAATCGCTCGGGGGCCTTCCTCCTGGCAAGATAGTTGATGTGGCTCTAGACGTCCTCGAAAGGAGGCTCAGCGCCTTTTACTCTAAGATTCTTGAAGCCGTTGATGCCTACCTTGCTCCCGCGCCAAAAGTGGAGGTTAACGGGCAAAGTTTTTAA
- the fni gene encoding type 2 isopentenyl-diphosphate Delta-isomerase: MEFRTSSRKDSHIILSVKEDVSSRTSSWFEYVKFVHQSVLSSSLSSVDISSDFLGYRVNAPLVISGMTGGTELAKTINEALAKLAQKFRVPIGVGSQRAALEDPAVSHTFSVVREVAPDVPVIANIGQSQVARGVKREDVLRLVEMIRADAVAVHLNPLQEALQPEGEPDFSGFLSKLKEFVEESPVPVIIKQTGEGLSRESARALRGIRIRGLDVGGAGGTSFAVIEGLRARLGGLDVLERVAKTFADWGIPTAASILEVREVFPDALLIATGGVRSGVDVAKAIRLGADFAGIARPLLRELYEGGISRAEKFLEQVIKELKIAVFLTGSTNLSELREAPVVISGELLVWMKQRKLRLGGLDHGGL, translated from the coding sequence TTGGAGTTCAGGACCTCGTCGCGCAAGGATAGCCACATAATACTTTCCGTTAAGGAGGATGTGTCGTCACGGACCAGCTCTTGGTTTGAGTACGTGAAATTTGTCCACCAATCAGTGCTTAGCTCATCGCTGAGTAGCGTTGACATCTCATCGGATTTCCTAGGATACAGGGTAAACGCACCGTTAGTCATAAGCGGGATGACAGGCGGCACGGAGCTCGCCAAGACTATAAACGAAGCGCTTGCTAAGCTCGCGCAGAAGTTTAGAGTACCTATTGGGGTGGGAAGTCAAAGGGCAGCATTAGAGGACCCGGCTGTCTCGCATACTTTCTCCGTTGTTAGGGAAGTGGCTCCCGATGTACCGGTGATCGCCAACATAGGTCAGAGTCAGGTTGCAAGAGGAGTTAAGCGGGAAGATGTGCTACGCTTGGTCGAGATGATCCGCGCAGACGCTGTTGCCGTACATCTAAACCCGCTTCAAGAAGCTTTACAACCTGAAGGAGAACCGGACTTCAGCGGTTTCCTGAGCAAGCTTAAAGAGTTCGTCGAGGAATCACCTGTGCCAGTGATCATAAAACAAACTGGGGAAGGGCTCTCCAGGGAATCTGCACGTGCGCTACGTGGAATAAGGATCAGGGGATTGGACGTCGGAGGTGCTGGGGGGACGTCTTTCGCAGTAATTGAAGGATTACGGGCGCGTTTAGGGGGTTTAGACGTTCTTGAGCGCGTGGCAAAAACCTTTGCTGACTGGGGCATACCGACAGCTGCTAGCATATTGGAGGTTAGGGAAGTTTTTCCTGACGCGTTGCTTATAGCGACTGGAGGTGTGAGAAGTGGCGTAGACGTTGCCAAAGCTATTAGGCTTGGAGCAGACTTCGCAGGGATAGCAAGGCCGTTGCTTAGGGAGCTTTACGAGGGTGGGATTTCCAGGGCGGAGAAATTCCTAGAACAGGTAATAAAGGAGCTAAAAATAGCGGTTTTCCTCACTGGAAGCACCAACCTAAGCGAGCTACGTGAAGCGCCGGTTGTTATCTCGGGTGAACTTTTAGTGTGGATGAAGCAGAGGAAGTTGCGGCTCGGGGGTTTAGATCATGGGGGGCTTTGA
- a CDS encoding RtcB family protein, which yields MVPPLRKITEYMWEIPQKYKPGMRVPGLVIADDVLLAKMKDDLTLEQVANVAFLPGIYKYSIVLPDGHQGYGFPIGGVAAFDAEEGVLSPGGVGYDINCGVRVLRTNLTESEVRPKLKELAETLFRKVPSGLGSTSGLELSFNELDRVLEEGVEWAISHGYGWKEDADHIEERGRMEGADSSAVSREAKQRGRNQLGTLGSGNHFLEVQKVDKIYDPQVAKVLGIEREGQVTVMIHTGSRGLGHQVASDYLKIMERLVHKYKMPLPDRELVSVPATSEEAQRYFVAMKAAANFAWTNRQVITHWVRESFRTVFKKDPDALDLQIIYDVAHNIAKLEEHVVDGKRVKVYVHRKGATRAFPPGHPDVPAEYRGIGQPVLIPGSMGTASYILVGTQKAMELTFGSSPHGAGRMQSRAEARRSVRGQEIKNELESRGIVVRAASLAVVAEEAPDAYKDVDRVVMVADAVGIAKKIVRMVPIAVVKG from the coding sequence ATGGTTCCACCTCTGAGAAAAATTACAGAGTACATGTGGGAGATCCCTCAAAAGTACAAACCAGGTATGAGAGTTCCAGGATTAGTTATTGCGGATGATGTTTTGCTTGCTAAGATGAAAGACGATCTTACGTTAGAACAGGTAGCAAACGTCGCCTTCCTGCCAGGTATCTACAAGTACTCTATAGTGCTCCCTGATGGTCACCAGGGCTACGGTTTTCCGATAGGAGGGGTTGCCGCCTTCGATGCCGAAGAGGGTGTTCTCAGTCCGGGAGGCGTTGGCTACGACATCAACTGCGGTGTACGGGTTCTCAGGACGAATCTAACAGAGTCAGAGGTTAGGCCAAAGCTGAAGGAGCTCGCCGAGACGCTTTTCAGAAAGGTACCCTCAGGTCTCGGAAGCACAAGTGGACTGGAGTTAAGCTTTAACGAGCTAGACAGGGTTCTGGAGGAGGGTGTAGAGTGGGCGATCTCACACGGGTATGGGTGGAAGGAAGACGCAGATCACATAGAAGAGCGCGGGCGTATGGAAGGCGCCGACTCGAGCGCGGTGTCAAGGGAGGCAAAGCAGAGGGGTAGAAATCAGCTTGGTACGCTCGGGAGTGGAAACCACTTCCTAGAAGTTCAAAAAGTCGACAAAATATACGATCCTCAAGTAGCCAAAGTGCTAGGTATTGAGAGAGAGGGACAAGTAACGGTTATGATACACACCGGAAGCAGGGGTCTTGGACACCAAGTTGCCAGCGACTACTTGAAAATTATGGAGCGGCTTGTTCACAAGTACAAGATGCCTCTCCCAGACCGTGAGCTCGTATCGGTTCCAGCGACTAGCGAGGAAGCTCAGCGGTACTTCGTTGCCATGAAAGCAGCTGCGAATTTTGCATGGACAAACAGGCAAGTCATCACCCACTGGGTTAGGGAGAGCTTCCGTACAGTCTTCAAGAAAGACCCGGATGCCTTGGACTTACAGATAATATACGACGTGGCTCACAATATAGCGAAACTCGAAGAACATGTGGTAGACGGTAAGCGTGTGAAGGTGTACGTGCACAGGAAGGGGGCCACTCGGGCCTTCCCGCCAGGTCATCCCGACGTTCCTGCTGAATACAGAGGCATTGGGCAACCTGTACTCATCCCGGGTTCAATGGGAACAGCAAGCTATATTCTCGTCGGGACTCAGAAAGCCATGGAGCTTACCTTCGGGTCTTCCCCGCATGGAGCAGGGAGAATGCAGAGCAGAGCAGAGGCTAGGCGGAGCGTGAGGGGTCAGGAGATAAAGAACGAGTTGGAAAGCAGAGGCATCGTAGTGAGAGCGGCTAGTTTAGCTGTTGTCGCGGAAGAAGCTCCGGACGCATACAAAGACGTGGATAGGGTAGTAATGGTAGCCGACGCGGTTGGGATAGCTAAGAAGATTGTCAGAATGGTTCCAATAGCAGTGGTGAAAGGCTAA
- the rpoA2 gene encoding DNA-directed RNA polymerase subunit A'' has protein sequence MSDSELWSEIEKYHEMLPLSLRQELFEKIKQYGLTREEALAVIDEAVKRYLSSLVAPGEAVGMVAAQSIGEPATQMTLRTFHFAGVRELNVTLGLPRLIEIVDLRREPSTPLMEIYLEPSIATNEQEALRLAREIELTTIETLCKSVVMDYYEKSIILELDPEMLENRDVSVDDVVKALNKIKGRKGKVEVSEDGFKITFYTGLEDLIKFRRMYDRVLNLRVKGIKGIRHAIVKPVRDEQGNLKEYVILTEGSNLQAVLSIEGVDPKRTKTNNIIEIYEVLGIEAARAAIINEIKRVLDEHGLDVDYRHILMVADAMTYTGKVRQVGRHGVAGEKGSILARASFEVTVKNLVEAAMRGEMDELKGVIENVIIESRPIPIGTGAVKLKMRYQGPMGSEGERR, from the coding sequence ATATCTGATAGCGAACTATGGAGTGAGATCGAAAAGTACCACGAAATGCTACCGTTGTCCCTGCGTCAAGAACTTTTTGAAAAAATAAAACAGTACGGTCTGACGCGAGAAGAGGCTCTAGCCGTAATAGACGAGGCTGTAAAAAGGTACCTCTCTAGCCTTGTGGCTCCCGGCGAGGCCGTTGGAATGGTAGCTGCACAGTCGATTGGAGAACCAGCTACCCAGATGACACTAAGGACATTCCACTTCGCAGGAGTTAGAGAATTAAACGTCACGCTCGGCCTTCCAAGGCTCATAGAAATAGTAGACCTGCGACGCGAACCGTCCACCCCCTTAATGGAGATATACCTTGAACCTTCTATTGCCACTAACGAGCAGGAGGCCCTTCGGCTCGCGAGAGAGATAGAGCTGACGACGATAGAGACTCTCTGCAAGAGCGTCGTTATGGATTATTACGAGAAAAGCATAATTCTCGAGCTCGACCCCGAAATGCTTGAGAACCGGGACGTTAGTGTCGATGACGTCGTAAAAGCTCTAAATAAAATAAAAGGACGAAAGGGTAAGGTGGAGGTCTCAGAGGACGGCTTTAAAATAACTTTCTACACAGGGCTTGAAGACCTCATAAAGTTCCGGAGAATGTACGATAGGGTCCTAAACTTACGGGTCAAAGGCATTAAAGGAATAAGACATGCCATAGTTAAGCCCGTTAGAGACGAGCAAGGTAACCTGAAGGAGTACGTTATACTCACTGAAGGTAGTAATCTCCAGGCGGTGCTCTCTATCGAGGGAGTAGATCCCAAGCGGACAAAGACGAATAACATTATCGAAATCTATGAGGTTCTAGGGATAGAGGCCGCCCGCGCAGCGATAATCAATGAAATTAAAAGAGTTCTCGATGAGCACGGCTTGGATGTTGATTACCGCCACATACTCATGGTGGCTGACGCTATGACGTATACCGGCAAAGTCAGACAGGTAGGGCGCCACGGAGTTGCCGGCGAAAAAGGAAGCATCCTGGCTCGCGCAAGCTTTGAGGTCACAGTCAAAAATTTGGTTGAAGCCGCCATGAGAGGGGAGATGGACGAGCTGAAGGGGGTTATCGAAAACGTTATAATTGAGAGTAGACCTATTCCCATCGGCACAGGTGCTGTTAAGCTTAAAATGAGGTATCAAGGACCTATGGGTAGCGAAGGTGAAAGGAGATGA
- the rpsB gene encoding 30S ribosomal protein S2, which yields MSLDELKIAEGELLIPLEMYLTAGVRIGTRMKSKFMEPYIYAARPDGLYLLDVKKTDERIRIAARFIARYEPSRVVAVSGRQYGFRPVRKFCGVVGCKPILGRVLPGTFTNPALAYYTEADLMIVTDPRVDEQAIVEAGKMGIPVVALCDSDSPITNVDLIIPTNNRGRKALALIYWLLAREVLRARGDLPPNGELPVPLSDFEAKILTTGEVV from the coding sequence GTGAGCTTGGATGAGCTTAAGATAGCTGAGGGAGAGCTACTGATACCACTGGAAATGTATCTGACAGCTGGTGTAAGGATAGGCACAAGGATGAAGAGCAAGTTTATGGAGCCTTACATCTACGCCGCTAGACCTGATGGACTGTATCTCCTAGATGTAAAGAAAACTGATGAGAGAATCAGGATTGCTGCCCGCTTCATCGCTCGGTATGAGCCCAGCAGAGTCGTGGCTGTGTCTGGACGCCAGTACGGTTTTAGACCTGTAAGAAAGTTCTGCGGGGTTGTGGGCTGCAAACCGATTTTAGGTAGGGTTCTACCTGGAACATTCACAAACCCAGCTTTAGCCTACTACACCGAAGCCGATCTGATGATCGTCACCGACCCCCGAGTAGATGAGCAAGCAATAGTCGAGGCGGGGAAAATGGGAATACCTGTTGTAGCACTGTGTGATAGTGATTCTCCCATCACAAACGTCGACCTGATCATACCGACGAACAACCGTGGAAGGAAGGCCCTAGCTCTCATCTATTGGCTCCTTGCAAGAGAGGTTCTCAGAGCACGCGGGGACTTGCCACCTAACGGAGAGCTTCCCGTACCATTATCCGACTTCGAGGCCAAAATACTCACAACTGGAGAAGTAGTCTAA